One genomic segment of Alkalimarinus alittae includes these proteins:
- a CDS encoding YqcC family protein, which yields MHSKIANLLREIEIELRQLGLWSDKPLEPQQLMSVEPFCIDTMTFPEWVQFVFIARLKFIIAQGAELPKTSDIAPMAEEFFKVNNVNAEPLISLIKAFDQLITEQ from the coding sequence ATGCATTCGAAGATAGCTAATTTGCTTCGAGAAATTGAAATTGAATTACGGCAATTAGGGCTTTGGTCTGATAAGCCTTTAGAGCCCCAACAGTTAATGAGTGTAGAGCCTTTTTGTATAGACACCATGACCTTTCCTGAATGGGTACAGTTTGTGTTTATTGCACGATTAAAATTCATCATAGCGCAAGGGGCTGAATTGCCGAAAACAAGTGATATAGCGCCAATGGCGGAAGAGTTTTTTAAGGTGAATAACGTGAATGCTGAACCTCTGATCAGTTTGATCAAGGCGTTTGATCAGTTGATTACGGAGCAGTAA